Proteins from a single region of Colias croceus chromosome Z, ilColCroc2.1:
- the LOC123705011 gene encoding uncharacterized protein LOC123705011 isoform X2 yields the protein MADDKELIYLMYSKRNKTSETQTSQLSNLNTYIRSDDVANKSTERSNLKFMDRKEHGKQICFNNISLVLQKKKKHRYKNVIFDSLNNSKKHKHLVKPKSSPLLCSKNYYTNSIIYYENFRHNKFEPGPPYKSYNNLTASRHLFSKTRNTSCEVYRCQFSTQEESCCCSCNSDAMFEVMKSLYDCYKKKNCDHCNCILCGHLPREERRLGELRKAGVDLSAIAKGKGKKKKKVTSKEMLAMLEGKTQAEKEKTLKELVKAGVDLPEPRTQSEEALMAKVRTELGLPAEPSTRKIPSEKLRKAKELGLLTPLEGKSTEQKEKILKGLVMNGIPLPKGKSESERKLIDKVRADMGLPPEPKTTAEKRNFKKAMDAGLITPLEGKTRSQKENILKQQAEMGIPLPEGRTASEKSLIAKIKQTVRPPSESKVPSEKMKKAKAAGLLTPLKGKTPAQKEKILKGLAMNGIPFPAAKTESDQKIMDKVRKDIGLPPEPRTSSEKNNYKKALAAGIITPLEGKSGPQKEAILKKQAEMGIPLPEGRTPSEKALIAKIQQTVRPVSEYKVPSEKLRKAKAAGLLTPLKGKTPEQKENILRGLAMNGIPLPEAKTESDRKIVDKVRRDLGLPPEPRSSLDKNNYKKALAAGVITPLEGKSAPQKEAILRKQAEMGIPLPEGRTPSEKALIAKIQQTVKPPSEYKVPSEKMKKAKAAGLLTPLQGKTPEQKEKILRGLAMNGIPLPAAKTESDRQIANKVRRDLGLPSEPTTSSEKNNYKKALAAGIITPLEGKSAPQKEEILRKQAAMGLPLPEGRTPSEKALIAKIQQTVRPVSEYKVPSEKLRKAKAAGLLTPLKGKTQEQKENILRGLAMNGIPLPEAKTESDRKIVDKVRRDLGLPPEPRSSLDKNNYKKALAAGVITPLEGKSAPQKEAILRKQAEMGIPLPEGRTPSEKALIAKIQQTVKPPSEYKVPSEKMKKAKAAGLLTPLQGKTPEQKEKILRGLAMNGIPLPASKTESDRQIANKVRRDLGLPPEPTTSSEKNNYKKALAAGIITPLEGKSAPQKEEILRKQAAMGLPLPEGRTPSEKALVAKIQQTVRPPKEKKSDREIADLFTKLEGKPDKEKQEMLKAFAMQGKPLPEGRTPSEKKLIDKVRHDLGLPPEPKSQAHKDKYKQAVAAGIIVPLEGKSAAQKEKILKAQADLGLELPEGRTASEKALIKKIKAEKSKRAKSLPPEKIKELDAKTAKVMKEGKGPSDECICDILTPESEKMSRGPQKVTSEKLRKAKAAGLLTPLKGKSAKEKERILKGLAKEGLPLPEPKTASEKQLIDKIKTEMGVPSAVKAVPSDKMRKAKAAGLLTPIHGKPDKEKEKILRGLAQHGIPLPQAQTASEKRVIDKVRKDLGLPPEPKTPSLKEKYRHAQNAGLITPLEGKSRAQKEKILAKQAEMGIPLPEGRTQSEKDMINKIRATVPRKITSEKLRKAKEAGLLTPLAGKTPKEKEKILRNLAKEGLPLPEPKTASEKQLIAKVRKDMGVPLEGISSEKLRKAKAAGLITPLEGKTPAQKEKILKGRIAAGLPLPEAVTPSDKEMIKKIKDETGYVTPSVEKRRAISERGILTPLKGKTPAEKEAILKKLAKKGIPLPEAKTASEKAIINKIIDDLGKSKVLLASPEKLKAAKAAGLLTPLEGKTDAQKEKILKGLASHGIPLPPAKTPSEKRILDKVRKDLGLPPEPKTSALKGKYRLAQNAGVITPLEGKSPSQKHKILAKQAEMGIPLPEGRTQSEKDLINRIRQTVPKKIASEKLRKAKEAGLLTPLQGKSPKEREKILKGLAKAGLPLPEGKTASEKQLINKIKADMGLPVEEIPSDKLRKAIAEGLITPLEGKSQAQKEKILRGRAALGLPLPEGVTPSDKALIKKVKADTGYVTPKKKRVSKVASMPRGPDITPAQKEKFLKDLAMQGKSLPEAKTASDVKILEKVKRDLGLPPEPKSQADKDKYKQAVAAGIIVPLEGKSAAQKEKMLKAQADLGLELPEGRTASEKALIKKIKAEKAKRAKPLPPEKIKQLDAKTAKVMKEGKGPSDECICNILTPESEKVSRVPQKVTSEKLRKAKAAGLLTPLQGKTPKEKEKILRNLAKEGMPLPEPKTASEKHLIAKVRKDMGVPLEGIPSEKFRKAKAAGLITPLEGKTPAQKEKILKGRIAAGLPLPEGVTPSDKEMIKKIKAETGYVTPLEKIPSEKMRKAKAAGLLTPLQGKPQAEKERILRGLAQHGIPLPPPQTASEKKLHDKVRRDMGLPPEPKTPSTKEKYRKALEAGLVTPLEGKTPAQKEKILTKLAEMGVPLPEGRTQSEKDLINRIRATTKKVPSEMKAEIGGKTIKAKTSSEKEVLRKAKAEGLLTPLKGKTPEQKEKILKGLAEAGLPMPEAKTASEKALIEKVRTSLGLPLEPTPSEKKGKIKTKSRKTGVSKVRKSAIGVGKSKLGITEEFQDVIKTTTCDRGCGCDRKKIRFKHSYVKIRVTSPDISSLCPCPEECLPGVKGGVFTDNEGIKVTVGQVTGVPSFPSKELKSRDKLHNEIISSHKNTNLTNGTALDVLNRFKKSIHDVSTSNTGSYIKNTIYVNNNTMPSSSYHTKKKYKALSASSVSDTFLLIQSCSILSDSDLSVRLSALLNGIDSSLLFTTSSNLSLLSHTISFISFSLANCSTNSNYLIETNSIGSFQSEECTTDDLDYLQFGYISKSGINSDINLYQYSSAFGSSMNEIQKQIISYPTIFRVVHNIRNYSAPDNYTYTEDPTILIDAVGKILSDPALRESSSLYVLMPTSSDDDDSLYSIEGQQSSTICIQLTESYTKWKNKYGPQINNSSCKKHRNSCGLRIAAKGRNNLSNGKRCTPIRNDCTENYNKPDINHYSDCLAIEKQEIHRSIYYDIGTDTTDRPCCCEIESNKDIVLQVLDDSINEPSNIISDVVAPFILNEALAQGINHDITGFKNYSNKRVNSIRNACAHDTPVRHCRICHPTGSHHYTSSGCSHLHHKQKQTSKQCECDFEKMIAAIEKIVKDNVSTACGTSRDNVNIEVTKPILRHCK from the exons ATGGCGGATGACAAAGAATTAATATATCTTATGTATTCCAAACGCAACAAGACATCAGAAACACAAACGTCACAGTTAAGCAATTTAAATACGTATATTAGATCAGATGATGTTGCCAATAAATCAACAGAACggagtaatttaaaatttatggaTAGAAAAGAACATGGAAAACAAATCtgctttaataatataagcttAGTATTGcaaaagaagaaaaaacaTCGCTATAAAAACGTTATATTCGATTCactaaataattcaaaaaaacacaaacatttAGTCAAGCCAAAGAGTTCACCTTTGCTATGttccaaaaattattatactaattCCATAATTTACTATGAAAATTTTcgccataataaatttgaacctggACCCCCTTACAAATCGTATAATAATTTGACAGCATCCagacatttattttctaaaacacGAAATACTTCTTGTGAAGTATATCGGTGTCAATTTAGTACACAAGAAGAAAGTTGTTGTTGTTCATGTAATTCTGATGCAATGTTTGAAGTTATGAAGAGTCTTTATGactgttataaaaaaaagaattgtgATCACTGTAACTGTATACTTTGTGGTCATCTACCAAGAGAGGAAAGGCGATTGGGTGAATTACGTAAAGCAGGTGTTGACTTATCTGCAATCGCCAAGGGAAAAggaaaaaagaagaaaaaagtaACAAGTAAGGAGATGTTAGCTATGTTAGAAGGTAAAACTCAAGCCGAAAAAGAGAAAACGTTGAAGGAACTGGTAAAAGCTGGAGTGGATTTACCTGAACCACGAACGCAGTCAGAAGAAGCACTTATGGCAAAAGTTAGAACTGAATTAGGTTTACCTGCTGAACCGTCGACAAGAAAAATACCATCTGAAAAGCTACGTAAAGCTAAAGAACTAGGTTTATTAACACCTTTGGAAGGCAAATCTACggaacaaaaagaaaaaattctAAAAGGGCTAGTCATGAACGGTATTCCTTTGCCGAAAGGAAAATCAGAATCGGAACGTAAATTAATTGACAAAGTACGGGCTGATATGGGTTTGCCGCCAGAGCCAAAAACTACGGCAGAAAAAAGAAATTTCAAAAAAGCTATGGATGCAGGGCTCATAACACCACTGGAAGGAAAAACTCGATcacaaaaagaaaacattttgaaACAACAGGCAGAAATGGGTATCCCTCTTCCAGAAGGTCGTACAGCATCTGAAAAATCCCTAATTGcgaaaattaaacaaacagTACGACCACCTTCCGAATCTAAAGTTCCGTctgaaaaaatgaaaaaagcaAAAGCTGCAGGCCTACTGACGCCCTTAAAAGGTAAAACTCCAGCACAGAAAGAAAAAATTCTAAAGGGGTTGGCTATGAATGGAATCCCTTTTCCAGCAGCTAAAACTGAGTCTGACCAAAAAATAATGGATAAAGTACGAAAAGATATAGGTCTGCCACCAGAACCCAGAACATCTTCAGAGAAAAATAACTACAAGAAAGCGCTAGCTGCAGGTATTATAACACCACTAGAAGGAAAATCTGGACCACAAAAAGaagcaatattaaaaaagcagGCTGAAATGGGAATTCCTCTACCAGAGGGTCGTACTCCATCTGAAAAAGCTTTGATtgcaaaaatacaacaaacagTTCGCCCAGTCTCTGAATATAAGGTTCCGTCTGAAAAGTTAAGAAAAGCTAAAGCAGCAGGTTTATTGACACCCCTTAAAGGCAAAACACCGgaacaaaaagaaaacattctTAGAGGATTAGCTATGAACGGTATACCTCTCCCAGAAGCTAAAACTGAGTCAGACCGGAAGATAGTCGATAAAGTAAGAAGAGATCTGGGCTTACCGCCGGAACCTAGATCATcattggataaaaataattataaaaaagcattAGCTGCTGGTGTTATAACTCCATTAGAAGGAAAATCTGCTCCACAAAAAGAAGCAATATTAAGAAAGCAGGCTGAAATGGGAATTCCTCTACCAGAGGGCCGCACACCATCTGAAAAGGCGTTAATTGCAAAAATTCAACAAACAGTCAAGCCACCCTCTGAATATAAGGTGCCATcagaaaaaatgaaaaaagcCAAAGCAGCAGGTCTTTTAACACCCTTACAAGGAAAGACACCGGAACAGAAAGAAAAAATTCTAAGAGGATTGGCGATGAATGGAATACCACTTCCAGCAGCAAAGACTGAGTCCGATCGGCAGATAGCCAATAAAGTAAGAAGAGATCTGGGTTTACCATCGGAACCCACAACGTCATCAGaaaagaataattataaaaaagcacTAGCTGCAGGAATTATAACACCACTAGAAGGAAAATCTGCTCCacaaaaagaagaaatattaagaaaacagGCTGCGATGGGACTGCCCCTTCCAGAGGGACGTACACCCTCTGAAAAAGCTTTAATtgcaaaaatacaacaaacagTTCGCCCAGTCTCTGAATATAAGGTTCCGTCTGAAAAGTTAAGAAAAGCTAAAGCAGCAGGTTTATTGACACCCCTTAAAGGCAAAACACAGgaacaaaaagaaaacattctTAGAGGATTAGCTATGAACGGTATACCTCTCCCAGAAGCTAAAACTGAGTCAGACCGGAAGATAGTCGATAAAGTAAGAAGAGATCTGGGCTTACCGCCGGAACCTAGATCATcattggataaaaataattataaaaaagcattAGCTGCTGGTGTTATAACTCCATTAGAAGGAAAATCTGCTCCACAAAAAGAAGCAATATTAAGAAAGCAGGCTGAAATGGGAATTCCTCTACCAGAGGGCCGCACACCATCTGAAAAGGCGTTAATTGCAAAAATTCAACAAACAGTCAAGCCACCCTCTGAATATAAGGTGCCATcagaaaaaatgaaaaaagcCAAAGCAGCAGGTCTTTTAACACCCTTACAAGGAAAGACACCGGAACAGAAAGAAAAAATTCTAAGAGGATTGGCGATGAATGGAATACCACTCCCAGCATCAAAGACTGAGTCCGATCGGCAGATAGCCAATAAAGTAAGAAGAGATCTGGGATTACCACCAGAACCCACAACGTCATCAGaaaagaataattataaaaaagcacTAGCTGCAGGAATTATAACACCACTTGAAGGGAAATCTGCTCCacaaaaagaagaaatattaagaaaacagGCTGCGATGGGACTGCCTCTTCCAGAGGGACGTACACCATCTGAAAAAGCTTTAGTtgcaaaaatacaacaaacagTTCGACCGcccaaagaaaaaaaatctgacCGTGAAATAGctgatttatttacaaaacttgAAGGTAAACCAGATAAAGAAAAACAAGAGATGTTAAAAGCTTTTGCAATGCAAGGCAAGCCATTGCCAGAAGGTAGAACTCCatcagaaaaaaaattaatagataaagtAAGACATGACTTAGGTCTACCACCGGAACCTAAATCACAGGcacataaagataaatataaacaagctGTTGCCGCAGGCATCATAGTGCCATTGGAAGGAAAATCGGCGGCACAAAAAGAGAAGATTCTTAAGGCTCAAGCTGACTTGGGTCTTGAATTGCCAGAAGGGAGAACAGCGTCTGAAAaggctttaattaaaaaaattaaagctgAGAAATCGAAACGGGCAAAATCCTTGCCTCccgaaaaaataaaagaacttGATGCCAAAACTGCAAAAGTTATGAAAGAAGGCAAAGGGCCAAGCGATGAATGCATTTGTGACATTCTAACACCAGAGTCAGAAAAAATGTCAAGAGGTCCACAAAAAGTCACCTCGGAGAAATTGCGAAAAGCAAAAGCAGCTGGTTTACTAACACCGTTGAAAGGAAAATCAGCTAAAGAAAAGGAAAGAATATTAAAAGGCTTAGCTAAAGAAGGATTACCATTGCCAGAACCAAAAACTGCATctgaaaaacaattaatagaCAAAATTAAGACTGAAATGGGAGTGCCTAGTGCAGTGAAAGCTGTACCatcagataagatgcgcaaaGCTAAAGCAGCCGGGTTGCTTACACCAATACACGGAAAACCagataaagaaaaagaaaaaattctCAGAGGCTTAGCGCAGCATGGCATTCCACTACCACAGGCGCAAACAGCATCGGAAAAGAGGGTTATAGATAAAGTACGAAAAGACTTAGGACTTCCTCCCGAACCAAAAACTCCATCTCTTAAGGAAAAATATCGTCACGCTCAAAATGCAGGTCTAATAACGCCGCTAGAAGGTAAATCACGTGCTCAGAAAGAGAAGATTCTAGCCAAACAAGCTGAAATGGGCATACCTTTGCCCGAAGGCCGGACACAATCAGAAAAAGACATGATAAACAAAATTCGCGCTACAGTCCCAAGAAAGATCACGTCAGAAAAACTACGTAAAGCGAAAGAAGCTGGTTTACTGACACCACTTGCGGGAAAAACaccaaaagaaaaagaaaaaatattaagaaatctTGCGAAAGAAGGATTGCCGTTACCCGAACCCAAAACTGCGTCCGAAAAACAGCTAATAGCAAAAGTCAGAAAAGACATGGGAGTGCCACTGGAAGGAATATCATCAGAAAAATTGCGTAAAGCGAAAGCGGCTGGTCTTATAACACCATTGGAAGGAAAAACTCCTGCCCAAAAAGAAAAGATTCTTAAGGGCAGAATCGCTGCTGGTTTGCCTTTACCCGAAGCAGTTACCCCATCAGATAAGGAAatgataaagaaaattaaagatGAAACGGGATATGTTACACCTTCCGTAGAAAAAAGGAGAGCTATTTCAGAGAGAGGAATACTTACCCCACTTAAAGGAAAAACTCCGGCAGAAAAAGaagcaatattaaaaaaattagcaaaaaAGGGTATCCCTTTACCAGAAGCCAAAACCGCGTCAGAAaaagcaataataaataaaattattgatgaCTTAGGTAAATCAAAAGTTTTACTAGCATCCCCAGAAAAGTTAAAAGCAGCGAAAGCAGCTGGACTTCTTACACCATTAGAAGGGAAAACAGACGCACAGAAAGAAAAAATTCTAAAAGGCTTGGCATCACATGGCATTCCTCTTCCCCCAGCAAAAACCCCATCCGAAAAAAGAATTCTTGATAAAGTTCGCAAGGACTTAGGGCTACCACCAGAGCCAAAAACATCTGCTTTAAAAGGTAAGTACCGCTTGGCACAAAATGCTGGGGTAATTACTCCATTAGAAGGCAAATCACCATCTCAAAAGCATAAAATTTTAGCGAAACAAGCAGAAATGGGTATACCTTTACCCGAAGGTCGAACACAATCTGAAAAGGATCTTATAAATCGTATACGCCAAACAGTTCcgaaaaaaattgcgtctgaaaaattacgaaaagcAAAAGAAGCTGGCTTATTAACACCTTTACAAGGAAAATCTCCCAAAGaaagagaaaaaatattaaaaggtcTAGCTAAGGCTGGATTGCCATTGCCTGAAGGAAAAACTGCATCTGAAAAacagttgataaataaaataaaggcaGATATGGGTTTACCAGTAGAAGAGATTCCATCCGATAAACTACGAAAAGCTATAGCTGAAGGTCTAATAACGCCACTAGAAGGAAAATCACAAGCacagaaagaaaaaatattgagaGGGCGTGCTGCTTTGGGTTTACCTTTACCTGAAGGAGTTACACCGTCTGATaaagctttaattaaaaaagttaaagcAGACACAGGATATGTTACCCCAAAAAAGAAAAGAGTTAGCAAAGTGGCGTCAATGCCAAGAGGACCAGACATAACACCGgcacaaaaagaaaaatttttaAAGGACTTAGCTATGCAAGGAAAATCATTACCGGAAGCGAAAACTGCTTCCGATGTCAAAATTTTAGAGAAAGTAAAGCGTGATCTAGGACTTCCACCGGAACCCAAATCACAAGcagataaagataaatataaacaagctGTTGCCGCAGGTATCATAGTGCCATTGGAAGGAAAATCGGCGGCACAAAAAGAGAAGATGCTTAAGGCTCAAGCTGACTTGGGTCTTGAATTGCCAGAAGGGAGAACGGCGTCTGAAaaagctttaattaaaaaaattaaagctgAGAAAGCGAAACGAGCAAAACCCTTGCCTCccgaaaaaataaaacaacttgaTGCCAAAACTGCAAAAGTAATGAAAGAAGGCAAAGGGCCAAGCGATGAATGCATTTGTAACATTCTAACACCAGAGTCAGAAAAAGTGTCAAGAGTTCCTCAAAAAGTCACCTCGGAGAAATTGCGAAAAGCAAAAGCAGCTGGTTTATTGACGCCTCTTCAAGGAAAAACACCCAAAGAgaaggaaaaaatattaagaaaccTCGCTAAAGAAGGAATGCCTCTACCGGAACCTAAAACTGCGTCCGAAAAACATCTAATTGCAAAAGTCAGAAAAGATATGGGAGTGCCATTAGAAGGAATACCATCCGAGAAATTTCGAAAAGCAAAAGCAGCTGGTCTTATAACACCATTGGAAGGAAAAACTCCTGCACAAAAAGAAAAGATTCTTAAGGGTAGAATTGCTGCAGGTTTGCCTTTACCCGAAGGAGTTACCCCATCGGATAAggaaatgataaaaaaaattaaagctgAAACGGGATATGTAACGCCTTTGGAAAAAATACCTTCGGAAAAAATGCGAAAAGCAAAAGCAGCTGGGCTTCTTACTCCATTACAAGGTAAACCACAAGCAGAGAAAGAGAGAATTCTCAGAGGCCTGGCACAACACGGTATACCTTTGCCACCACCACAAACAGCTTCTGAAAAAAAGCTCCATGATAAAGTGCGTAGAGATATGGGACTGCCTCCAGAACCTAAAACACCATCTACCAAAGAAAAATATCGTAAAGCTCTGGAAGCTGGATTAGTTACACCTCTTGAAGGTAAGACTCCAgctcaaaaagaaaaaattttgACTAAATTGGCTGAAATGGGGGTACCTTTACCTGAAGGTCGTACACAGTCTGAAAAGGACCTCATAAATCGGATAAGAGCAACGACAAAAAAAGTACCATCAGAAATGAAAGCCGAAATCGGAGGAAAAACAATAAAAGCTAAAACTTCATCAGAAAAAGAAGTTCTAAGGAAAGCCAAAGCTGAAGGTTTATTGACTCCCCTGAAAGGTAAAACACCGGAGCAGAAAGAAAAAATTCTTAAGGGCTTAGCTGAAGCTGGCCTTCCTATGCCAGAAGCTAAGACAGCATCTGAGAAAGCTTTAATAGAAAAAGTTAGGACTTCACTTGGTCTTCCACTTGAACCGACCCCATCCGAGAAAAAAGGAAAGATCAAAACAAAATCTAGAAAAACTGGCGTTTCTAAAGTTAGAAAAAGTGCGATTGGTGTAGGTAAATCTAAGTTAGGAATAACGGAGGAGTTTCAGGATGTCATTAAAACCACAACATGTGATCGCGGTTGTGGTTGCGATAGAAAGAAAATAAGGTTTAAGCATAGCTACGTAAAAATAAGAGTAACGTCACCAGACATATCGTCGCTGTGTCCTTGCCCTGAAGAATGTCTCCCAGGCGTAAAAGGAGGTGTTTTCACGGATAACGAAGGTATAAAAGTGACAGTTGGTCAGGTTACTGGAGTACCTTCTTTTCCGTCTAAAGAATTGAAGTCAAGAGATAAACTTCACAACGAAATCATTAGTTCTCACAAAAACACTAACTTAACAAACGGTACGGCACTCGATGTATTAAACaggtttaaaaaaagtattcaTGATGTTTCTACATCAAATACTGGTtcctacataaaaaatacaatttatgttaACAACAACACGATGCCGTCTTCATCTTATCacacgaaaaaaaaatacaaagctTTAAGTGCTTCAAGCGTGAGTGAtacgtttttattaattcaatctTGTTCGATCTTGTCAGATTCAGATCTCAGTGTCAGATTATCAGCTTTATTAAATGGCATCGATTCCTCGTTGCTCTTTACAACATCTTCAAATCTTAGCTTACTCTCACATACTATAAGCTTTATCTCATTTTCCCTCGCCAATTGTTCAACAAattctaattatttaattgagaCAAATAGTATTGGATCCTTTCAATCGGAAGAATGCACAACAGATGATCTGGACTATTTGCAATTTGGATATATAAGCAAAAGCGGGATAAACAG TGACATAAATCTATATCAATATTCATCAGCGTTCGGCAGCAGCATGAATGAAATCCAAAAGCAAATCATTTCTTATCCTACGATTTTTCGAGTAGTCCATAATATACGCAACTATAGTGCCCCGGATAACTACACTTATACAGAGGATCCAACAATTTTAATCGATGCAGTGGGAAAAATATTATCAGACCCTGCTTTAAGGGAATCGTCATCGTTGTACGTATTAATGCCAACATCTTCGGATGACGATGATTCTTTATATTCCATAGAGGGCCAACAAAGTTCTACTATATGTATCCAACTAACTGAAAGTTATACGAAATGGAAAAACAAATATGGACCGCAGATAAACa ATTCGTCTTGCAAAAAACATCGAAATTCCTGCGGGTTAAGAATAGCAGCAAAAGGAAGGAATAATCTTTCAAACGGAAAAAGATGTACACCTATTAGAAATGActgtacagaaaattataataaaccaGACATAAATCATTATTCGGATTGCTTAGCTATTGAAAAACAAGAGATACATAGATCAATATACTATGACATTGGTACTGATACCACGGACCGGCCCTGCTGTTGTGAGATCGAGAGTAATAAAGATATCGTGCTTCAAGTCTTGGACGATTCTATCAACGAACCGTCAAATATCATTTCTGATGTGGTAGCCCCATTCATTTTAAATGAGGCACTAGCCCAAG gCATCAATCACGACATTACTGgatttaaaaactattcaaataaaagagtAAATTCCATAAGGAACGCATGTGCACATGATACACCAGTGCGTCACTGCAGGATCTGCCATCCAACTGGATCGCATCATTACACTTCAAGTGGCTGTTCACATCTACACCACAAGCAAAAACAAACAAGTAAACAATGCGAATGTGACTTCGAAAAGATGATAGCAGCTATAGAGAAAATAGTAAAGGATAACGTGTCCACAGCATGCGGTACATCGCGagataatgtaaatattgaaGTTACAAAGccaattttaa